From Cucumis melo cultivar AY chromosome 3, USDA_Cmelo_AY_1.0, whole genome shotgun sequence:
ttttcttttgttagaaATCTTCGACGGCAGTAGAGCACATAGATTAGATAATTTCTATTCAaccaattctttttttttgtttgtttagcCCTAtgttagtttttaaaattttaaatacgATCATTGAAAATAAATTCTAAACATGAAAAATCATTCCGAACAATTTTCATACTAAACACAAAAATTTAATCGTTAAATGAATTGTACTAAATTCTTCTTTTAAAAGAAGAGTCAATATGGAAGAATTGCATTTAAGATTAGAAGtggtaattttttatttttactaagTTGAAAAAAACATCAATGCCAacatttaatttattgatttttaaACTTTAGGGTTAATCTTCATATCATCTCCGCAATTCTCCTAAGTTTTTGGGTTTGGGTGCAATTTTCCATTTCCCTAACACCTTGTCTTGAAAAAGAACGAAAATTTCCCCTCCACCTTCTTCACCCTTTCTCATTACTCTTCACGTCGGAACGCCGGCTCCCTCCGTTTCAACCACTAAACGCCTCTCATTGCTGCCGCCGCTCATCCCTTCTGTTCTTGCCGAAGTCGTGGCCTCTCTCCACCCTCAGTATTACTGCCATCTCTCTCCTGTTCATTGGTATTCTCCATATTTCCATTAATGTCTTTCTTCTGCCTTCCAACTTATATGAGAACTTGTCtaatgaaaggaaaaagaagtcCTCTGCGTATTTATAGTTTCAGACTacagttggttttggtggattTTAGATTAATATCATGGTAGTGAAAGGAACTATGAGCGTTTTGTGAAAATTGGAGCTCTTACCCTCAAATTAATGAATCGCAAATGGTACTTCGAGTTTGGTGTAAGTACGGGCATAGTGAAGTAGTCTGAATTTTATGTGTGTACAAGAATAATTAAGACAAAATAGGCATGCCTAAAAGTGGAGCTCTCCCTCTCAAATGAGAGTGCAGTAATATACGTGTTTTTGTATGGACAAAATTCGACACTTTTcatttaaagaaatgaaaagataCTAATGTCCAATagatacaaaaaagaaaaaagaaaaagtggcAGTAGTAGAAGAGTCTGATTCGAGACATTTGTGTTGGCTGCATGAAATTGCCAGATGCCAATACTTGGCGGATCCTAGAATTAAACAGTAAGTTGCATGAAACTGCCATTTGGCAATCTCCTCTTAATAAATACAAGGCTTTAAAAGTGCCATGTTTAATGGGTGATACTTGGATTAATTTTTTACTCTGAAATAAAATAACTTCTACCACTGTAACCCTAccacgttttttttttatcgctCTCTCGCTTTGAGGTAATTAAAAGACTGGTTGTCTGATGTATGCCTTGCTTCTAAAACACGTCAGAAGTAGATGGAGGGCTTGAAGGAAATATAAATGATACTTCCTGACACCCACTTTGATATATAGCAGAGATTAGACTTTGGAAATTTTATGAACCAAAAGTATCATTTTTCGAAACATGATCAAATAAACATCAACAGAAActctaaaaagtttcaaaactAACGTAAGATTGAGTCGATCCGAAACTTCTAGGTCAATCAAAAACAATTTCATCAAGCTTCACTAGCAACAAGAGCAAAATACTCAAGCTCTGCTATGGCCTCCACTTCTTCCATCCATTTAAAGTCCATCATCAACTATCTTCCTCCTTCTGATGCGGCTGGACACTTTAAAGTAACTATAACTCTAcacctttttctatttttatcttTCTCTTATTTGAAATTGTCTATTTGGTTTATGCGAAAGGATTGATATATGAAAATGAGGGGCCCAACTGATGATCTCTCCTCTATTTGCTGCTTTTGGGCTTTTTATTTTGATGACATTTGGAATTTGTATCTGGCTTTGGTGATGGTCCTGATGGATCAATCTGTTATTGAGTTCTTCATTGGGGTTTCACAGGGAATCACTTCCAAGAATTTTCTGGTAAGTTTTGGATTCCAGAAGCCACCATTTTCGAGGTGTGATCAATTGAAGGTTTTAAGAAAGTGTTCAATGGACAAAGAGATGGATGTGTCCACATCGACGTTGATTGATGATGCTGGTATGTTAACTTTGCTTCATGCATAAATTTATTGGAATCATTTTGCTTGGCATTTGAAGATTGGTTTCTTGCTATAGAGTTGGAGGAAGAAGAGCCAAGCATTTCAACTATGATAATGAATTTTGAAAGCAAATTTGATCCTTATGGTGCCGTTAGCACGCCACTTTATCAAACTGCAACCTTCAAACAAGTGAGTGGTAGGAATATATATACTTAGGTTTAAATTTGGGCCAAGATTCTCACTTTTATTTCATGTAGGTCtctaatttgtaaatattttgttttagttgctaatctttaaataaaaaaagcaTTTATATCATAACCTTGATAGTTATTAACAAGAAGACGtggcacttttttttttttttgttaatttacTTCATCAATGAGTGCCCCTACACATCACGTGTTGTAGTTACATGTGATAGGTTAGTTGTTAAGTTCCTAAAAAGATTAGGGTTCTTATTAAACAGTTAATGACGAACAGTAAAGACAAAGAATTCATTTATGTCTAGGGATTGAAATTAGAAACTAtagaatatttgaaaatttaaggaCCTACAAAAGTCTTGGGACCCAAATAAGATTTAACCTTTCTAATAACTATAAATTTCATCCTCTGAAGTTACCGTTCAATTTAGTATTATAGACTAGTCTGATTTTTCATACTTGTACCTAGTCAGGTAGGTCACACTCAGCCACTTGGCTGAATATGGGTAACAGAAAATGGCTACTCGGACTTGGATTAAGTGAAATTCTCCTTAGTGTTGAACGTTAACGTGTTTGTTGCTTTTACATAGACAAGGCTTTCACGTGATTGTAACTAGGATAGCTCTTTGCTGCAAACGTTGGGTTCACTGAAATTTCAAGATTCAAAGTACATTCTTCGATACTAAGACTACTATGCATCTGATATTGTAATTATTGTTGCTTTCTTCTTAGTTTGGTATTTGCTTTTGCATTCTCTGTATTGTTCCTTGGATCCTTATTGACATTGCGAATGCTGTGGCTTCTTACTTGATTTCCATTTTTCACTTTGCTATGCAGCCTACTGCAACAGAAAATGGCCCATATGATTACACCAGAAGTGGAAATCCTACTCGTGATGCCTTAGAAAGGTGCGTTTTTGTTCTATATCCTACTTCAGAAAGGAAAAAGGGTACTATGCTGGCACTTAAGCAGCTCCCCCCTCaccccaaaataattaaatccTTGTTCATGTAGACTCTTAGCAGAGCTTGAAAAAGCTGATCGAGCATTTTGCTTCACCAGTGGGATGGCTGCTTTATCTGCTGTTGCTCAACTTGTTGGAACCGGTGGGTTTTTTTAATCCATTTGCATGGCGTTTTCCACTTTTGGATTTCTTTGATTTTTGTGTATTGGTTTGTATGATTGGTCCTGGAATTTGTGTTTTCATCATTTTGCTTGTGTGAATTCCATTTCCTACGTTGAACCTTCATGATGGTCAGTAAAATTTTTAGGTGCTCTGTATTTCTTCATTCTATTAGCTTGATCTATTTGGGGCTCTCTTTCCCTGGCTTTGACCACCTCTCTTCTGCCCCCTCAACTGAAGGGGGGAAAAATGAGTAAAAAGAATAGACAAGAAAAAGATTTCAAATGCTCGCAGAATCTTTTTAAAGTATTTgaattatttagtttttttaataattattataataaacgGTGCTTAATATGTAAAAGAAGACGTTGAAATCAAGTTTCTAGATCACCAGCGTTCATCATTGCTCAATAAAATGGTATTAAAATGGAAGACTCCAGCCAAACAATTTCAAAGTGGAAGGGTAGGACCCTATTTTAAAACCCAGCTTCAAAACTAAAGGAAACTGATCTGAGGTTAATGTTTCAATTctcatttcttttaaaaaatctgCCCAAGCTACTGACCTACTATCTCACAAATTACTTTATTCTCAacttcattttaattttttcaaggTAGGAAGAAGTTTTTTTATTTCCCTAGCAATCTATTATGCTAGCAATGGCTCCTTTATTTGCTGATGTTCCTTCCTTTGGGATGGGTTTGATAACTAGGATGTGTTTCCACAGCAAAGCCGCCATCTTCCTAGCAAAAGGGAAGTCAATTGGAGAGGGTGGGAGTGGAGTTTATGGTCACCTAAGGCTGAATCTTTTAAGGGAGATTCCTATATTACAACTACCTCTTTCCCATTTGGACTCTCCAATATCTTCTCAATATTCTCTGAGAtgttctttgaagtttatgtgAAAGTTTTAGACAGGGGCTTCCTTAACCTAACCAACATGGACACTTACAACATGTTACTGAAACAACGGCATGTCCATTTTCAAGATAGTAGTTCTTTTGTAAGGCGTTTCAGGAGAGCCTTATTGAGTTGAGGTGCCGTATGACTTTTCCAACTAAACAATTTGCTgacttttttttacattttgttGCTAAGGTAACTTGAATATTAAATCCTAGTTCCTGCTCATTGTGACTTGAACTCATTTCCTTTAAgtcatttattattttcattggCCCTTCTTGACCACTAAGCCAATCCATGGTGGTTGATAAAACCTTCCATTTTTTAAGGTCTCTGTGATCCAACGTATCACAACTTTGTCTATCGAAACAAAGGAAGTTCTTTGGAGACGGGTCTTCAGTAGTTGGACCACCCTCCCCCTGCCATTGGTATCAAAATTTCAGGCAAGACTTTGAAAGAGAGCTAATGAGAGGACAACACTGGAACAGTGATCAAAAGGTTTGTTAGAGGCATGGAGGgggagggagagggagaggggGAGAGAGACGAGAGCATAGTTGTGTTCCTTGTCTTGTTAATTtctatttaaattatttacttGTGATCTTTTAACAGGTGAGGAAATTGTTGCTGGTGATGACCTTTATGGTGGCTCCGATCGATTGCTCTCACAAGTGATTCCTAGACGAGGAATCGTGGTCAAGTAAGTTGATTATTGTCATCATTTCTAGCCTGGCTCCACCACTTGGATTAAGATTGCAAGGGATAAAACTTGCAGACGTGTGAATACAAGTGACTTAGATGAGGTCTCATCTGCTATTGGCTCACTAACGAAGCTTGTGTGGCTGGAGAGTCCAACAAACCCAAGATTACAAATATCAGATATTCGGGTAAGGTCTCTGACTCTCAGTAAACAATTATGCTATTATTGCATGCCCTAATAACTTGATTTTTCACCATATAGTTAGGCGTCAGGTatggataattttgaaattgTAAGCCTAAATAATTCATTGCAAGCCAGAATAATCCCTTCCCTCGGATTTTCAGCTGAATAATTGGTGCTCTCTTTTGTAATCACCTTACGATGCTTGAGGTCTTCTCAAATTTCATTAATCAATGagatctctctctttttttttttgaaaaggaaacaaatct
This genomic window contains:
- the LOC103502621 gene encoding cystathionine beta-lyase, chloroplastic isoform X1, with amino-acid sequence MASTSSIHLKSIINYLPPSDAAGHFKGITSKNFLVSFGFQKPPFSRCDQLKVLRKCSMDKEMDVSTSTLIDDAELEEEEPSISTMIMNFESKFDPYGAVSTPLYQTATFKQPTATENGPYDYTRSGNPTRDALERLLAELEKADRAFCFTSGMAALSAVAQLVGTGEEIVAGDDLYGGSDRLLSQVIPRRGIVVKRVNTSDLDEVSSAIGSLTKLVWLESPTNPRLQISDIRTIAIMAHKHGALVLVDNSILSPVLSRPLDLGADIVMHSATKFIAGHSDVMAGVLAVRGERLAKELYFLQNAEGSGLAPFDCWICLRGIKTLALRVEKQQENAQKIAEFLYTHPRVKKVYYAGLPTHPGRSLHYSQAKGAGAVLSFLTGSLALSKHIVESTKYFSITVSFGSVKSLISMPCFMSHASIPAAVREARGLTEDLIRISVGIEDVNDLITDLDNALRTGPR